TCGAGCTCCTGCATCCGGACGACGTCGAGCCGGTGATGAGCCGCCTCGCCGATCTGGTTGCGCACCCCGGAGAGACCCGTTCGGCCGAGTTCCGCTTCCTCCACAAGGAAGGCCACTGGGTGCATGTGGAAGCGGTCGGTACCACGCTCTCCCCGACCACGGCGGCGGACGGGGTGGTGGTGAACAGCCGGGACATCACCGACCGGAAGCGCACTGAGCTGCGATTACGGGAGACGACCCGGTTTCTCGAGAATCTCATTGCCTCGAGCCCGGGGGTGATCTTCCGCGGCTCGGGCAAATCATTCCACACCACATACATCAGCCCCAACGCCGAGGCCGTGCTCGGCTTCTCCGCCGAGGAGTTCCTGTCCGATCCCGACCTGTGGCTGGAGCGCACCCATCCGGACGATCGCGAGCCGGTCACGCGGAAGCTGGGCGAAGCCATGAACAGCGGAGCGGTGCAGCTCACCTACGAATACCGGTTCCGCAACCGCCGCGACGAATATCGAAACCTGCTCGCCAGCGTGCGCTTCGAGCGAGACCCGGCTTCCGCGGACATCGAGGTGCTGGGTTATACCTTCGACGTGACCCCATTGAAGGAGGCGGAGGCCGCGCTGCGGGCGGCCAAGGAGGAGGCGGAGGCGGCGCGCGAGGTGGCGGAACAGGCGGACCGCGCCAAGAGCGAGTTCCTCTCGCGCATGAGCCACGAATTGCGCACGCCGATGAACAGCATCCTCGGCTTCGCGCAGCTCCTGGCGCGTCGCGATCTCCCACCAGACCAGGCGCGCAGCGTCGATCACATCATCCGTGGCGGGCGCCACCTGCTGAACCTGATCAACGAGGTGCTCGACCTCGCGCGCATCGAGGCGAACCGGCACACGCTCTCGCTCGAGCCAGTCCACGCTGGTAGCCTGCTGAGCGAAGCGTTGAGCATGATGCGGCCGACGGCCGCACAGCACGGCTGCCACCTGGACGAGACCGTTCCTCCCGAAGCGGACCGGTACGTCCGCGCGGACCGGCAGCGGCTCACCCAGGTGGTGCTGAACCTGCTCTCCAACGCGATCAAGTTCAACCGCGCAGACGGCCGGGTCTGGCTGGTGGCGGAGGCGCGCGAGGACCCGGACGGGGGTGGCGTCCTCTCCATCGGCACGTGCGATTCCGGCATGGGGATCCCCAGAGCCCGCATGGCCGAGCTGTTCCTTCCCTTCTCGCGCCTGGAGGCGGACGAGGCGGGGATCGAGGGTACGGGCCTGGGGCTGACGCTCTCCCGCCGCCTGATCGAGGCGATGAATGGGCAGATGCGAGTGGAGAGCGAGGAAGGGGTGGGGAGCACCTTCTGGATCGACCTCCCCGTCGCCGCCAGCCCTCTGGTCGAGCTTCCGACCAAGGAGACCGCCGACGGGGCAGGTGATGTGCGACCGGCCGGGGGGCAGCCGGCAACCATCCTCTACATCGAGGACAACCTCGCCAACCTCAGCCTGGTCGAGACGATCTTCGACGACCGGCCCGAGATCCAGCTCATCCCTGCCCTGCAGGGCCGTCTGGGGCTGGAGCTGGCGCGGCAGCATTCTCCCGACCTGGTCCTCCTCGACCTCCACCTTCCCGACGTGAGCGGCGAGGAGGTGCTGCGACAGCTGAGGGCCGACCCCGCGACCCGGTCGACTCCCGTCGTGGTGGTCAGCGCGGATGCCACTCCGAGGCAGATCGCGCTGCTCAAGCAGTCGGGCGCGATCGAGTACCTGACCAAGCCCATCGATATCGACCGATTCAGAGAAGTAGTCGACCTTGCCCTGGCGGCGCGCGAAAGACCGCGCAACCGCGACACATCGCCGGGGCGCAACGCTACATCCTCCGGAGGTGAGACCGCCGAGTGACGAAACGACTGTTGAATCAGCAACGTTGAGCCGGCGCGAGGTTCACGACTCGGACGTTCGGCGTGACTCGCGCACTGGAGTGAAACCCACGCCACTGAGGCCACTATGTCACAGTCACAGCGATCCTCCTTGTTCGCGGTCTGTGGTTTGGTTCTCGTCGGTTCAGCTCTGTTCTCCACATTCGTCGCGGGCGCCCTCCCGGCGCAGGAACCCGCTCATACGAATCACGCGAATGAACCCGCGGCCACGGCGGACACGGTCCCGCTGTTAACCAACCTGGGCGATCATCACTACCCCATCTCCAGCAATGTCCCCCGCGTACAGGAGTATTTCGACCAGGGATTGAGGCTCTATTACGCCTTCAACCACGCCGAGGCGGTCCGCGCATTCGAGCAGGCCACCCGCCTGGATCCCGAGTGCGCGATCTGCTACTGGGCGATTGCCCTGGCGTACGGGCCTAACATCAACGCCCCCATGGATTCGGCGTCGGGGGTGGCGGCGTACCAGGCGATCCGTCGCGCGCAGGAGCTGCAGGATGGGGCTGGTCCGGTCGAGCGCGGGCTGATCGCCGCCCTCGCGACCCGCTATGCCGAGGTGCCTCCCACCAACCGCGCGCCGCTGGACAGCGCCTACGCCCGCGCGATGGGAGATCTGGCGGCTCAGTACCCGGACGACGCGGAGATCGCGACGCTACACGCCGAGGCCCTGATGGACCTTCGTCCCTGGCAGTACTGGATGGACGACGGCTCACTGCAGCCGGGCACGGACGTGATCCTGGCGAACCTGGAAGGGGTGATCGAGCGCAACCCGCGTCACCCCGGTGCGTGCCACTTCTACATCCACGCGGTGGAGGAAGTGGAGCCGGCGCGCGCCGTACCGTGTGCGGAGCGCCTGGCGGCGCTGATGCCCGGTGCGGGGCACCTGGTGCATATGCCGGGTCACATCTACATCCGGGTGGGGCGATACGTCGACGCCATCCAGGCCAACGTCCACGCGACCCACGCGGACGAGACGTACATCCGCGACCAGGCACCCGCGCCGGGGATCTACACCCTTGCCTACTACCCGCACAACTACGACTTTCTCGCCTTTGCCGCGAGCATGGCGGGTCGTCGGCAGCAGTCGCTGGAGGCCGCGCGGAAGATCCCCTCGCTGTTGCCGAGCGAGTTCCTCGGTACGCCGGGGATGGACTTCATGCAGCACCACCTCACCCGCCCGTTGCAGGTGGCGGTGCGGTTCGGCGAGTGGGAGGAGATCCTGGCGTCCGAGGCGCCCCCGGAGAACCTGGTGCACGCTCGGGTGATCTGGCACTACGCGCGCGGGCGGGCGATGCTGGGGCGAGGTGATGCGGCGGGTGCGGAGCAGGAGCTCGCGGCGCTGCGTGCTGAAATGCAGCGGCCCGAGACTGAGGGAATGCGACTCGAGTTCAACGAGGCGCGGCCGGTGCAGGGGATCGCCGCGGC
Above is a window of Longimicrobiaceae bacterium DNA encoding:
- a CDS encoding tetratricopeptide repeat protein, with amino-acid sequence MSQSQRSSLFAVCGLVLVGSALFSTFVAGALPAQEPAHTNHANEPAATADTVPLLTNLGDHHYPISSNVPRVQEYFDQGLRLYYAFNHAEAVRAFEQATRLDPECAICYWAIALAYGPNINAPMDSASGVAAYQAIRRAQELQDGAGPVERGLIAALATRYAEVPPTNRAPLDSAYARAMGDLAAQYPDDAEIATLHAEALMDLRPWQYWMDDGSLQPGTDVILANLEGVIERNPRHPGACHFYIHAVEEVEPARAVPCAERLAALMPGAGHLVHMPGHIYIRVGRYVDAIQANVHATHADETYIRDQAPAPGIYTLAYYPHNYDFLAFAASMAGRRQQSLEAARKIPSLLPSEFLGTPGMDFMQHHLTRPLQVAVRFGEWEEILASEAPPENLVHARVIWHYARGRAMLGRGDAAGAEQELAALRAEMQRPETEGMRLEFNEARPVQGIAAAVLAGHIEAARGNHDAAIEHLREAARLEDSLVYGEPPEWTVPVRQELGALLLVAGRGEEAEQAYREDLARFPDNGWSLHGLARALEAQGRTAEAQEAMAAFRRAWEGADAQIAVAPSAG
- a CDS encoding PAS domain S-box protein — protein: MNGPGRASGSPRPAEPTRSLDPQADALRRSEARYRTIFEMASDAMFVHDAETGAIVDANRQACRLVGCSQAELTASGLLRIASGGEYDEDQALALIRKAAAGEPQQFEWRVQNPPGRHRWVEVKLQPIDLLGRKHVLATVRDIHQRKTAEEELLRAREELERRVEERTAALAAEVAERQQAQAELQRREEHFRLLIENSSDVASILDPQGINVYQSPSGERVLGYKPEEVVGTSTFERIHPDDREIARQALGRVAANPGRIETVELRYRHKTGGWRILEASGRTLLPDSPRAGIIINARDVTERRRVDHQVRFQKALLEAQGESSLDGILMVSPTGAILSCNRRFREIWGIPDEILEKGSAEAALKQVADLLVDPDTFLERVQYLYDHPEEQSRDELVLKDGRVLDRYSGPVRSPDGEIYGRIWFFRDITEQRRAEEALRWSEQRFRSVVENASDLVTLLDPEGIVLYQSPALERTYGYRQDELVGRSAFELLHPDDVEPVMSRLADLVAHPGETRSAEFRFLHKEGHWVHVEAVGTTLSPTTAADGVVVNSRDITDRKRTELRLRETTRFLENLIASSPGVIFRGSGKSFHTTYISPNAEAVLGFSAEEFLSDPDLWLERTHPDDREPVTRKLGEAMNSGAVQLTYEYRFRNRRDEYRNLLASVRFERDPASADIEVLGYTFDVTPLKEAEAALRAAKEEAEAAREVAEQADRAKSEFLSRMSHELRTPMNSILGFAQLLARRDLPPDQARSVDHIIRGGRHLLNLINEVLDLARIEANRHTLSLEPVHAGSLLSEALSMMRPTAAQHGCHLDETVPPEADRYVRADRQRLTQVVLNLLSNAIKFNRADGRVWLVAEAREDPDGGGVLSIGTCDSGMGIPRARMAELFLPFSRLEADEAGIEGTGLGLTLSRRLIEAMNGQMRVESEEGVGSTFWIDLPVAASPLVELPTKETADGAGDVRPAGGQPATILYIEDNLANLSLVETIFDDRPEIQLIPALQGRLGLELARQHSPDLVLLDLHLPDVSGEEVLRQLRADPATRSTPVVVVSADATPRQIALLKQSGAIEYLTKPIDIDRFREVVDLALAARERPRNRDTSPGRNATSSGGETAE